CTTGAGCTGTTCTGTGCGTCGTTTCCTTGAATTGGAGAAATGATATTGGCCTGCGGGGGACTTGATGCAGGTGGAGCTTCTTCCTGCCTAGCCATCTTCTGCATTTTATAAAGAGTAGACTACTAATACCACAACACAAATGTTCTGACCatttagaagaaaacaaagacaaaattaAGTTGCATTGGGAGAAGTTGGTACACTGGGACGCTCAGGAAATAGCTGTAATTCAATTGGGGTCCTGGCACGGGCGCGACGTTGTGGTGGATCTCTTTGCTGAAgccaatttggaaaaaaaaaaaaattaatattagttttgaagaaaacaaaaggccGGATAATTTTGCTCTAAATAAATGTTAGATATAATTGATTTCAGCCTTGGATAAATTGAAATGCTGCTTTGGATGAATTTTCAGCTTCTTTACATCATGGCCTTCAACAATGGATCCCAATTCATCAGCACAAATCTGAAAACCTGCAGCTTTGATTTCCTCAGGTACAACATAGTCGCTGACAGGTACACCTGCAAATATCCCAAGAGGAATCAATTTGGAGaaccttttaagttttaacataATAAATGTTAGATATAATTGATTTCAGAAGAAGCTCACCTTGGATAAATAGAAATGCTGCTTTGGAAACCAATACCGCAATTCTCAATTTCTCCTACATATGAATGCAGAAAAGAGTTAGTCACTTAACAATACAGAGAACAAATTCTCATAGTTATGgtaaaagagatattatgtgCTGGGAAAGTCTTCTTCACTGAAGTTGAGAATTAAAAAGTTCATTGGAAAAACAACTTGGGCAAATAAAAGTACTGAGCAATAAATCCAGGAATGACGGGAGAAAGTAAGAACTGGAA
The sequence above is drawn from the Vitis riparia cultivar Riparia Gloire de Montpellier isolate 1030 chromosome 15, EGFV_Vit.rip_1.0, whole genome shotgun sequence genome and encodes:
- the LOC117932744 gene encoding calcium-transporting ATPase 2, plasma membrane-type-like isoform X2; the encoded protein is MESYLDENFSGVKPKHSSDVKNPKRRFRFSANLSKRVEPAAMRRTIQEKLRIAVLVSKAAFLFIQGVPVSDYVVPEEIKAAGFQICADELGSIVEGHDQRDPPQRRARARTPIELQLFPERPSKMARQEEAPPASSPPQANIISPIQGNDAQNSSRQVRNGLYDPSYDAIGLPIDPHLRLFALQKKNRKS
- the LOC117932744 gene encoding calcium-transporting ATPase 2, plasma membrane-type-like isoform X1, coding for MESYLDENFSGVKPKHSSDVKNPKRRFRFSANLSKRVEPAAMRRTIQEKLRIAVLVSKAAFLFIQGVPVSDYVVPEEIKAAGFQICADELGSIVEGHDQRDPPQRRARARTPIELQLFPERPSKMARQEEAPPASSPPQANIISPIQGNDAQNSSSFRQVRNGLYDPSYDAIGLPIDPHLRLFALQKKNRKS